A single Tenacibaculum sp. Bg11-29 DNA region contains:
- a CDS encoding OmpW family protein — protein sequence MKKVFLSIVFGVLFFTNINAQENSKNEKKWQARFRWVSVLANESATIRTIGGDVEISNNFIPELDFTYFFTENIAAELVLGTTKHNVNAVNTALGNVDLGHVWLLPPTLMAQYHFNLSDFRPYVGAGVNYTFFYNSDPGAVVDVDYDNSFGYALQLGFDYDLDDTWFLNIDAKYIDLSTDVTVDAGIAVLPAAVKINPLLIGFGVGMRF from the coding sequence ATGAAAAAAGTTTTTTTAAGTATCGTTTTTGGGGTTTTATTTTTTACAAATATTAATGCTCAAGAAAATTCTAAAAATGAGAAGAAATGGCAAGCTCGTTTTAGATGGGTAAGTGTATTAGCTAATGAATCTGCAACTATAAGAACTATTGGTGGTGATGTTGAAATTAGTAATAATTTTATTCCTGAATTAGATTTTACATATTTCTTTACAGAAAATATTGCTGCAGAACTAGTTTTAGGAACAACTAAGCATAACGTTAATGCTGTAAACACAGCTTTAGGTAATGTAGATTTAGGGCATGTTTGGTTATTGCCTCCAACATTAATGGCGCAGTATCATTTTAATTTAAGTGATTTTAGGCCTTATGTAGGTGCAGGTGTAAACTACACGTTTTTCTACAATTCAGATCCAGGAGCAGTAGTTGATGTTGATTATGATAACTCTTTTGGTTATGCGCTTCAACTTGGATTTGATTATGATTTAGATGATACATGGTTTTTAAATATTGATGCTAAATATATTGATTTAAGTACTGACGTTACTGTAGATGCTGGAATAGCAGTGTTGCCAGCTGCAGTTAAAATAAACCCTCTTTTAATAGGTTTTGGTGTTGGTATGAGATTTTAG
- the smpB gene encoding SsrA-binding protein SmpB, protein MQKKINIQNKKARFEYEILDKYTAGIQLTGTEIKSIRLSKARITESFCEFNDQGELFVINMYIEEYAFGNHFNHKTTSERRLLLNKKELKKLEREVEAKGNTVVPLKLFINENGWAKLDIALAKGKKTHDKRQTMKDRDNKKDLARIKKDFN, encoded by the coding sequence ATGCAAAAAAAAATTAACATACAAAATAAAAAAGCTCGTTTCGAATACGAGATATTAGATAAATATACTGCCGGAATTCAACTTACTGGTACAGAAATAAAATCAATTCGATTAAGTAAAGCTCGAATAACAGAAAGTTTTTGTGAGTTTAATGATCAAGGAGAACTTTTTGTTATTAATATGTATATTGAAGAGTATGCCTTTGGTAACCATTTTAATCACAAAACAACAAGTGAGCGCCGTTTACTATTAAATAAAAAGGAACTTAAAAAATTAGAGAGAGAAGTTGAAGCTAAAGGAAATACTGTTGTGCCTCTTAAACTATTTATTAATGAAAATGGTTGGGCAAAACTTGATATTGCTTTAGCTAAAGGTAAAAAAACGCATGATAAGCGTCAAACAATGAAAGACAGAGATAATAAAAAAGATTTAGCAAGAATTAAAAAAGATTTTAATTAA
- a CDS encoding Maf family nucleotide pyrophosphatase, whose protein sequence is MLSTKLLNYTIILASKSPRRQQLLKDLDIDFTIKTKEVEEIYPEHLVASEITDYLSDLKSKPFSDELNEKDILITSDTIVWSNNKALGKPKDYNEAFKMLKELSNNTHQVITSICILNKNFKHIINDTTTVTFKKLTDIEIEYYIKNYKPYDKAGAYGIQEWIGKIGITEIKGSYFNVMGFPVHKLYKELINL, encoded by the coding sequence ATGCTATCAACTAAATTATTAAATTACACTATAATTCTTGCTTCTAAATCACCAAGGAGGCAACAACTTTTAAAAGACTTAGATATAGATTTCACTATAAAAACAAAAGAAGTTGAAGAGATTTATCCTGAACATTTAGTCGCTTCTGAAATAACAGATTATCTTTCTGATCTAAAATCAAAACCTTTTAGTGATGAATTAAATGAAAAAGATATCTTAATTACTTCAGATACTATTGTTTGGTCTAACAACAAAGCACTAGGCAAGCCTAAAGATTACAATGAAGCTTTTAAAATGCTAAAAGAGTTATCTAATAATACACACCAAGTAATTACATCAATCTGTATTTTAAATAAAAACTTTAAGCATATAATTAATGATACTACTACTGTTACTTTTAAAAAGCTTACTGATATTGAAATTGAATATTATATAAAAAATTATAAACCTTATGACAAAGCAGGTGCTTATGGTATTCAAGAATGGATTGGAAAGATAGGAATAACTGAAATAAAAGGTAGTTATTTTAATGTTATGGGCTTTCCTGTTCATAAACTTTATAAAGAATTAATAAATTTGTAG
- a CDS encoding RNA-binding S4 domain-containing protein codes for MRIDKYLWCIRLFKTRSIATEACKKGHIKIDGVNLKPSKDIFGNEEIIIRKNQINYKIKVIDIPDSRVGAKLVDLYRKDITPKEEFEKTALLKYSKDYYRKKGAGRPTKKDRRDIDDYYDDSEENDINL; via the coding sequence ATGAGAATTGACAAATATTTATGGTGCATTCGCTTATTTAAAACACGCAGTATCGCTACTGAAGCGTGTAAAAAAGGGCATATTAAAATTGATGGAGTAAATTTAAAACCTTCTAAAGATATATTCGGTAATGAAGAAATAATCATTCGAAAGAATCAAATTAACTATAAAATAAAAGTAATAGACATACCAGATAGCCGAGTTGGAGCTAAATTGGTAGATTTATACAGAAAAGATATAACACCAAAGGAGGAGTTTGAAAAAACAGCGCTATTAAAATATTCAAAAGATTACTATCGAAAAAAAGGTGCTGGAAGGCCTACAAAAAAAGATAGACGAGATATTGACGATTATTACGATGATTCTGAAGAAAATGATATTAATTTGTAA
- a CDS encoding UbiA family prenyltransferase, with the protein MLSIFFHIIHWKRLLYFYFILFLLKYCLINGFGFETTLSFFDLGILVSSGVLIIASGYLFNYFYRKQKRNVKFPVKKAKEYAIIFAFLSLVLGFLLAFKIHKPNYSFLFIFGVIYTFFYAKKVRKKTFFSNLLLSFIKSFTILIVCWFDLPSNLSSSQWDLFFKLQIIILIYVVISFLSNIIREIIIDINNINSDNNFKHKTLPILLGRNRATKIALAICILVCLFVFFIAIIYVENTYLFTTIILLGTIPQLFIIYKLMTASSSNDYIFLYKLSNIGYFLAVLSIPIISYYIKHAIN; encoded by the coding sequence ATGCTTTCTATTTTTTTTCATATTATTCACTGGAAAAGACTCTTATACTTTTATTTTATTCTATTTTTATTAAAATACTGCCTTATAAATGGTTTTGGGTTCGAAACAACTCTTTCTTTTTTTGATTTAGGTATTTTAGTAAGTTCTGGTGTTTTAATAATTGCATCAGGTTATTTATTTAATTATTTTTATAGAAAACAAAAAAGGAATGTTAAATTCCCAGTAAAAAAAGCAAAAGAGTATGCTATTATTTTTGCTTTTTTGAGCTTAGTACTAGGCTTTCTATTAGCTTTTAAAATTCATAAACCTAATTACAGTTTTCTTTTTATTTTTGGAGTAATTTATACTTTTTTTTACGCTAAAAAAGTTAGAAAAAAAACATTTTTTAGTAATCTCCTTTTATCTTTTATTAAATCCTTTACTATTCTAATTGTTTGTTGGTTTGACCTCCCTTCTAATTTATCATCATCTCAATGGGATCTCTTTTTTAAATTACAGATTATAATATTAATATATGTAGTTATTTCTTTTTTAAGTAATATTATTAGAGAAATAATAATTGATATTAACAATATAAACTCCGACAATAATTTCAAACACAAAACATTACCTATTTTATTAGGTAGAAATAGAGCAACTAAAATTGCATTAGCTATTTGTATTTTAGTCTGTTTATTTGTTTTTTTTATTGCCATTATATACGTTGAAAACACATACTTATTTACCACAATCATATTATTAGGTACAATTCCTCAATTATTCATAATCTATAAATTAATGACAGCTTCAAGTTCTAATGATTATATTTTTTTATACAAACTATCAAACATTGGTTACTTTTTAGCTGTTTTAAGTATTCCTATAATATCTTATTACATTAAACATGCTATCAACTAA
- a CDS encoding porin family protein — protein MKKIFLLALLFIGGTQLSQSQIQFGIKGGVNYNSDSFLEVKTDVLSGAKSKTGFHAGIWTRIKIPVIGLYIRPELVYTSLKSELSFKNSNELASYDFQKIDIPVLLGKKIFKIAHIFAGPSFQYIIDGDFDLKSISDLKTDASGFTVGLQLGAGVELGKIGLDIRWERGFSDTESKLISNNTDPDIDFDTRVNQIIVGLSYRF, from the coding sequence ATGAAAAAAATATTTTTATTAGCACTCCTTTTCATAGGAGGAACCCAATTAAGTCAAAGTCAAATACAATTTGGTATTAAAGGAGGGGTAAATTATAATTCGGATTCTTTTCTAGAAGTAAAAACTGATGTTCTTAGTGGAGCTAAAAGTAAAACAGGTTTCCATGCTGGTATATGGACCCGAATTAAAATCCCTGTTATTGGCTTATATATTCGTCCTGAATTAGTCTACACTTCCTTAAAAAGTGAATTATCTTTTAAAAATTCTAACGAATTAGCCTCGTATGATTTTCAAAAAATTGATATACCAGTATTGTTGGGTAAGAAAATTTTTAAAATTGCACATATATTTGCTGGTCCCTCTTTTCAATATATAATTGACGGTGACTTTGATTTAAAAAGTATCTCTGACTTAAAAACAGATGCTAGTGGATTCACTGTTGGGCTTCAACTAGGTGCTGGTGTGGAATTAGGTAAAATAGGGTTAGATATACGTTGGGAAAGAGGTTTTTCTGATACTGAATCAAAATTAATAAGTAATAATACAGATCCTGATATTGATTTTGATACTCGAGTAAACCAAATAATTGTTGGTTTATCATATCGATTTTAA
- a CDS encoding DUF6503 family protein, producing the protein MRYIFLVVIILTIACKPKFTAQEIVDKSVSNSNLEKISNSEISFKFRSNHYIAKRNKGDYELFRFITKDLVNYKDVLSNNGFKRYVSDSLVSLSKKDQDAYGNSVNSVHYFSILPYGLNDPAAKKKVLENVFIKGKEYYKIQVTFNEDGGGDDFDDIFIYWFSKESFKLDYLAYKYHTNGGGIRFRDVKKENIVNGIRFADYNNYKPIDKSIDFYAIDKLYEEGKLKKLSEIVLDNIEIKY; encoded by the coding sequence ATGCGATATATTTTTTTAGTAGTTATTATTTTAACAATAGCTTGTAAGCCAAAGTTTACAGCCCAAGAAATTGTAGATAAATCAGTAAGTAATTCGAACTTAGAAAAAATTTCTAATTCAGAAATTTCTTTTAAGTTTAGGAGTAATCATTATATAGCTAAGAGAAATAAAGGTGATTATGAATTATTTAGGTTTATTACTAAAGATTTAGTCAACTATAAAGATGTCTTATCTAACAATGGTTTTAAACGATATGTTAGTGATAGTTTAGTTTCTTTATCTAAAAAAGATCAAGATGCATATGGTAATTCTGTAAATTCAGTACACTACTTTTCTATTTTACCATATGGATTAAATGATCCTGCAGCAAAAAAGAAGGTATTAGAAAATGTATTTATTAAAGGTAAAGAGTATTATAAAATTCAAGTAACTTTTAATGAAGATGGAGGAGGGGATGATTTTGATGATATATTTATTTACTGGTTTTCAAAAGAAAGCTTCAAGTTAGATTATTTAGCATATAAATACCATACAAATGGTGGAGGTATTCGTTTTAGAGATGTTAAAAAAGAAAATATTGTAAACGGAATTCGTTTTGCTGATTATAATAATTACAAGCCCATAGATAAGAGTATAGACTTTTATGCTATTGATAAATTATATGAGGAAGGAAAATTAAAAAAACTATCTGAGATTGTTTTAGATAATATTGAAATTAAGTACTAA
- a CDS encoding FKBP-type peptidyl-prolyl cis-trans isomerase, giving the protein MIKFKHLFCTVFLSALLYSCGSDSNTIVKFDHEAQALKDKDSIANFLDNYYFDDTIDSIKPLVSGKTPLSGDARLIKKTHIENDISYDLYHIITKEGESTKQGKSSSKITTSIGRPTSLDSVFTKYQVWYTSKTSEFVLNQTGSTPIWWNLTASNSPIAARNPIRGWSLGIPNFRAGLNNTSDGPISYEKFGKGILIIPSGLAYAELPSGNIPANSQLVFYIDLLDFVENTDHDQDGVFSILEDADEDGNSRNDDTDKDRIVNYLDVDDDGDGILTKNEDPNGDGDPSNDFSDPNKPTVPDYLNRDIRK; this is encoded by the coding sequence ATGATAAAATTTAAACATCTTTTTTGCACTGTGTTTTTAAGTGCTTTGTTATATTCTTGTGGAAGTGATAGTAACACTATTGTAAAATTTGATCATGAAGCGCAAGCTTTAAAAGACAAAGATTCTATAGCTAATTTTTTAGATAACTATTATTTTGATGATACTATAGACTCTATAAAACCTTTAGTTTCTGGAAAAACACCTTTATCAGGAGATGCTAGATTGATTAAAAAGACTCATATTGAAAATGATATATCATATGATTTGTATCATATTATTACTAAAGAAGGTGAGTCTACAAAGCAAGGTAAATCTAGTAGTAAAATTACTACATCTATAGGGAGGCCTACATCTTTAGATTCTGTTTTTACTAAATACCAAGTTTGGTATACATCTAAGACGAGTGAGTTTGTCTTAAATCAGACAGGAAGTACGCCTATATGGTGGAATTTGACTGCAAGTAATAGTCCTATTGCTGCCCGTAACCCTATTAGAGGATGGTCTTTAGGGATACCTAATTTTAGAGCAGGATTGAACAATACAAGTGATGGTCCTATATCTTATGAGAAATTTGGAAAGGGGATACTTATTATTCCTTCAGGTTTAGCTTATGCTGAGTTACCTAGTGGAAATATACCAGCTAACTCACAACTTGTATTTTATATAGATTTGTTAGATTTTGTTGAAAATACGGATCATGATCAAGATGGAGTTTTCTCAATTTTAGAAGACGCAGATGAAGATGGTAATTCAAGAAATGATGATACTGATAAAGATAGAATAGTAAATTACCTTGATGTAGATGATGATGGAGATGGTATACTAACAAAAAATGAAGATCCAAATGGTGATGGTGATCCTAGTAATGATTTTAGTGATCCAAATAAACCTACTGTTCCTGATTATTTAAATAGAGATATTAGAAAATAA
- a CDS encoding transketolase family protein yields the protein MKKYTYTEKKDTRSGFGDGLTELGKTNPNVVALCADLTGSLKMGDFKNNHPERFFQIGIAEANMIGIAAGLTIGGKIPFTGTFANFSTGRVYDQIRQSVAYSDKNVKICASHAGLTLGEDGATHQILEDIGLMKMLPGMTVINTCDYSQTKAATIAIAAYEGPVYLRFGRPKVPVFMTEQPFEIGKGIKLTEGNDVTIVATGHLVWEALQAAEQLEEKGISAEVINIHTIKPLDEDIILKSIAKTGCIVTAEEHNKFGGLGESVARCLATNTPTPQEFVAVNDSFGESATPAQLMEKYGLNDEAIVKAVEKVISRK from the coding sequence ATGAAAAAATATACTTACACCGAAAAAAAAGATACCCGATCTGGGTTTGGAGATGGTTTAACCGAATTAGGAAAAACAAATCCTAATGTAGTAGCATTATGTGCAGATTTAACAGGCTCTTTAAAAATGGGGGACTTTAAAAACAATCATCCAGAACGTTTCTTTCAAATAGGAATTGCTGAAGCAAATATGATTGGTATTGCTGCTGGTTTAACTATTGGAGGAAAAATTCCATTTACAGGAACTTTTGCAAACTTCTCTACAGGTCGTGTATACGATCAAATTCGTCAATCTGTAGCTTATTCAGATAAAAATGTAAAAATATGTGCTTCACATGCAGGTTTAACACTTGGTGAAGACGGGGCTACACATCAAATACTAGAAGATATCGGGTTAATGAAAATGTTACCAGGTATGACAGTTATTAATACTTGTGATTATAGCCAAACTAAAGCAGCAACAATTGCTATTGCAGCATATGAGGGACCTGTGTATTTACGTTTTGGTAGACCAAAAGTACCTGTTTTTATGACAGAACAACCTTTTGAAATTGGTAAAGGAATAAAACTTACAGAAGGAAATGATGTTACAATTGTAGCAACAGGACACTTAGTTTGGGAAGCTTTACAGGCTGCTGAACAATTAGAAGAAAAAGGAATTTCTGCAGAAGTAATAAATATACACACTATTAAACCTTTAGATGAAGATATTATATTAAAGTCTATTGCAAAAACAGGTTGTATTGTTACTGCTGAAGAGCATAATAAATTTGGAGGATTAGGTGAAAGCGTTGCTCGTTGTTTAGCAACGAACACTCCTACTCCACAAGAATTCGTAGCTGTTAATGATAGTTTTGGAGAATCTGCTACTCCAGCTCAATTAATGGAAAAATATGGCTTAAATGATGAAGCTATAGTTAAAGCCGTAGAAAAAGTAATCTCAAGAAAGTAG
- a CDS encoding shikimate kinase, with protein MKIVLIGYMASGKSTIGRLLSQKMNFSFIDLDNYIEEKEKMTVSEIFEKKGEIYFRKAEHLYLKELMVLNKDIVLSLGGGTPCYAGNMDIITESKNTNAIYLKTSIDTIVKRLTNEKNQRPLVARLKEDELAEFVAKHLFERSYFYNKSKYKLPVDNKNTQEIVEEVYQLLS; from the coding sequence ATGAAAATTGTTTTAATAGGATATATGGCTAGTGGAAAATCTACAATTGGTAGATTATTATCACAAAAAATGAACTTTTCTTTTATTGATTTAGATAATTATATTGAAGAAAAGGAAAAAATGACGGTATCTGAAATCTTTGAGAAGAAAGGTGAAATATATTTTAGAAAAGCAGAACACTTATATTTAAAAGAATTAATGGTCTTAAATAAGGATATTGTCTTATCATTAGGAGGAGGTACTCCTTGCTATGCTGGTAACATGGATATAATTACTGAATCTAAAAATACGAATGCTATATATTTAAAAACAAGTATTGATACAATTGTTAAAAGATTGACCAATGAAAAAAATCAAAGACCTTTAGTAGCTCGATTAAAAGAAGATGAATTAGCGGAGTTTGTGGCTAAACATTTATTTGAACGAAGCTACTTTTATAACAAGTCGAAATATAAATTACCTGTAGATAATAAAAATACACAGGAAATTGTAGAAGAGGTATACCAATTATTAAGTTAG
- a CDS encoding histidine phosphatase family protein — MKKYFFLITFILSSLSIFSQDDITTYYLIRHAEKNKTDKTDRNPHLTNKGVKRAAFWSEVLSSANISMVYSTKYNRTKETATPTALKNKLSVLLYNPSKLYDDDFKLKTKGKNVLIVGHSNTTPSFANKILGKDLFKQINESALDSNSNLYIITVTKNGATSIHLKVNN, encoded by the coding sequence ATGAAAAAATATTTCTTCCTTATTACTTTTATTTTAAGCTCATTATCTATTTTTTCTCAAGATGATATTACAACTTATTATCTAATTCGTCATGCAGAAAAAAACAAAACAGATAAAACGGATAGAAATCCACATTTAACTAATAAAGGTGTTAAACGTGCTGCTTTTTGGTCAGAAGTTTTATCTTCTGCAAACATAAGTATGGTTTATAGTACAAAATATAATAGAACTAAAGAAACAGCAACACCTACAGCTTTAAAAAACAAATTAAGTGTACTACTATATAATCCTAGTAAATTGTATGATGATGATTTTAAATTAAAAACAAAAGGTAAAAATGTTTTAATTGTTGGTCATAGCAATACAACACCTTCTTTTGCTAATAAAATACTGGGTAAAGATTTATTCAAACAAATAAATGAGAGTGCTCTTGATAGTAACAGTAATTTATACATTATTACTGTTACAAAAAACGGAGCTACAAGTATTCATTTAAAAGTTAATAATTAA
- a CDS encoding phosphoribosyltransferase family protein: MIIADNIILTDSQVAQKIRRIAFQIYESNSNETDIIIAGIANNGYLFAEKIQAVLAEISPLKIELCKVIIDKKNPITPITTSIDSNQYQNKSLVLVDDVLNSGTTLIYAVKHFLDVPLKRFKTAVLVNRNHKKYPVKADFKGISLSTSTKEHVVVEFKNNETLVYLT, from the coding sequence ATGATTATAGCTGACAATATTATTTTAACGGATAGCCAAGTCGCGCAAAAAATTAGAAGAATAGCCTTTCAAATATATGAAAGTAACAGCAATGAAACTGATATTATAATTGCTGGTATCGCTAATAATGGTTATTTATTTGCTGAGAAGATTCAGGCTGTATTAGCTGAAATATCACCCTTAAAAATTGAATTATGTAAGGTTATAATAGATAAAAAAAATCCTATTACGCCTATTACAACTTCTATAGATAGCAATCAATACCAAAACAAATCTTTGGTATTAGTTGATGATGTTTTAAATTCGGGTACAACATTAATATATGCTGTAAAGCATTTTCTTGATGTACCTTTAAAAAGATTTAAAACAGCTGTTTTAGTTAATAGAAATCATAAGAAATACCCTGTTAAAGCTGATTTTAAAGGAATTTCTTTATCTACATCAACAAAGGAACATGTAGTAGTAGAGTTTAAAAATAACGAAACCCTTGTTTATCTAACTTAA
- a CDS encoding site-specific integrase encodes MKALFYDKRVKVPVKVPVKYLQKLFTNPKLYIPKIKGTSRPDINEYWYVYYWFRNPTSNLLEKYREKQGINRLKTISQRTEAGNNLRKATLRFLQDGGNPWEIKKFKEDLINKETFSVSEAFDIAFKEKCKVWGQTSKDVNNTQYNVFIKWLKSNNLFTISIKELTKRHIVIFLNELTDQNGRANSNTTRNNYRRLISSLVSQMVHDDILDFNFVLAIPKLKSVAQKNQPFTLKQLNAIKEYLIENDLYLYTFMKFVMYALMRNVEICRLQVKDIDLDNNIIKVKTKTEDSATILIIPKLKKVLLKMELDKYSPTDFLFTKNKTPGTWVVEKERSKVNFFSRRFEKMRKAIGKKNNLNKNHNIYSGRHTTALDLFNSFKNQGLTDLENKHRLMTITRHKSISGLENYLRDIGASLPKDYSDDYTLNF; translated from the coding sequence ATGAAAGCTTTATTTTATGACAAAAGAGTAAAAGTGCCTGTAAAAGTGCCTGTAAAATACTTACAAAAATTGTTCACAAACCCTAAACTTTACATACCTAAAATCAAAGGAACTAGTAGGCCTGATATTAATGAATATTGGTATGTTTATTACTGGTTCCGTAATCCTACTTCAAATTTATTAGAAAAATACAGAGAAAAACAAGGTATAAACCGTTTAAAAACTATTTCTCAACGCACTGAAGCTGGTAATAACTTAAGAAAAGCCACACTTCGATTTTTACAAGATGGAGGAAACCCTTGGGAAATAAAGAAATTTAAAGAAGATTTAATTAATAAAGAAACATTTTCTGTTTCTGAAGCATTTGATATTGCTTTTAAAGAAAAATGTAAAGTATGGGGACAAACTTCTAAAGATGTTAATAATACTCAATACAATGTATTTATAAAGTGGTTAAAATCTAATAATCTATTCACAATAAGTATTAAAGAGCTTACAAAAAGGCATATTGTAATATTTTTAAATGAATTAACAGATCAAAATGGTAGAGCCAATAGTAATACCACCCGAAATAATTATAGACGCCTAATATCTTCTTTAGTATCTCAAATGGTACATGACGATATTCTAGACTTTAATTTTGTGTTGGCTATACCTAAACTAAAATCAGTTGCTCAAAAAAACCAGCCTTTTACACTAAAGCAACTAAACGCAATAAAAGAGTATTTAATTGAAAATGATTTGTATTTATATACATTTATGAAATTTGTTATGTATGCCTTAATGCGTAATGTTGAAATTTGCAGGCTACAAGTTAAAGATATCGATTTAGATAACAACATTATTAAAGTTAAGACAAAAACTGAAGATTCTGCAACTATTTTAATAATACCTAAATTAAAAAAGGTTTTACTTAAGATGGAGCTTGATAAATACAGTCCAACTGACTTTTTATTTACTAAAAATAAAACTCCTGGTACTTGGGTAGTTGAAAAGGAAAGATCAAAAGTTAATTTTTTTAGTAGGCGATTTGAAAAAATGAGAAAAGCTATTGGGAAAAAAAATAATCTAAATAAAAATCATAATATTTATTCAGGGCGACACACAACCGCTTTGGATTTATTTAATTCTTTTAAAAACCAAGGTTTAACCGATTTAGAAAATAAACATAGATTAATGACTATTACTAGACATAAATCTATTAGTGGTTTAGAAAATTATCTTAGGGACATAGGAGCGTCTTTACCTAAAGATTATTCAGATGATTATACTTTAAATTTTTAG